A part of Kitasatospora acidiphila genomic DNA contains:
- a CDS encoding helix-turn-helix domain-containing protein: MTTVALAVTDGMLHFELGMAFEVFGANPAGLADPWYRLAVCGPTAMRVGRFRLEPDHGLDRLPAADTVIVPGWANVDREPPADLVDAVRAAHEAGARVASLCTGAFVLAAAGLLDGRRATTHWAHTDVLAARYPEVTVDPDVLYVDNGSVLTSAGKAAAMDLCLHLVRLDHGSVIANRLARRLVVPPHRDGGQAQFITTPMPAPDHHPLAGLFPWALERLDQPLTVEDLARQARMSSRHLGRHFRTVTGTTPLQWLLTQRIRRAQELLETTDDSVDGIAAATGMGTATTLRRHFNRTVGVPPDTYRRTFRTRNRLG, from the coding sequence ATGACCACTGTCGCGCTGGCCGTCACCGACGGGATGCTGCATTTCGAGCTGGGCATGGCTTTCGAGGTCTTCGGCGCCAACCCGGCCGGCTTGGCAGACCCTTGGTACCGCCTCGCCGTCTGCGGGCCGACTGCCATGCGGGTCGGGCGGTTCCGCCTGGAACCCGACCACGGACTCGACCGACTCCCGGCTGCCGACACCGTGATCGTGCCGGGCTGGGCGAACGTCGACCGGGAGCCGCCCGCCGACCTGGTCGACGCGGTGCGCGCGGCCCACGAGGCCGGCGCACGCGTGGCCTCCCTCTGCACGGGCGCGTTCGTGCTGGCCGCCGCCGGCCTGCTGGACGGACGGCGTGCGACCACCCACTGGGCCCACACCGACGTCCTGGCCGCCCGCTATCCCGAGGTGACGGTCGACCCGGACGTCCTCTACGTGGACAACGGCAGCGTGCTCACCTCCGCAGGCAAGGCCGCCGCCATGGACCTCTGCCTGCACCTGGTCCGCCTCGACCACGGCTCGGTGATCGCCAACCGCCTCGCCCGCCGCCTGGTCGTGCCACCCCACCGGGACGGCGGCCAGGCCCAGTTCATCACCACCCCGATGCCCGCCCCGGACCACCACCCACTCGCCGGACTCTTCCCCTGGGCGCTCGAACGGCTCGACCAGCCGCTCACCGTCGAGGACTTGGCCCGCCAGGCCCGGATGAGCTCGCGCCATCTGGGCCGCCACTTCAGGACGGTGACCGGCACCACGCCGCTGCAGTGGCTGCTGACCCAACGGATCCGCCGCGCCCAGGAGTTGCTGGAGACCACCGACGACAGCGTCGACGGCATCGCGGCGGCCACCGGCATGGGCACCGCCACCACGCTGCGCCGGCACTTCAACCGTACGGTCGGCGTGCCGCCGGACACCTACCGCCGCACCTTCCGAACCCGGAACCGGCTGGGGTGA
- a CDS encoding RNA-guided endonuclease TnpB family protein, with translation MTCRCRRSATCASSGPGRCRRGSRNRDKARVKVARTHARVADARREFHHQLSTRIMRENQAVAVEDLAVKTLARTRMAKSVHDAGWSAFVAMLEYKAVKFGRTLVRIDRFEPTSQVCSACGIKDGPKPLNVRAWTCQACGAVHDRDVNAAVNIKNAAGLGGDSLSSAGQTGTIPAQCEEAGTHRDGHPAVVGIPVL, from the coding sequence GTGACCTGTCGTTGCCGAAGATCGGCGACGTGCGCGTCAAGTGGTCCCGGCCGCTGCCGTCGGGGATCAAGGAACCGCGACAAGGCCCGTGTCAAAGTAGCCCGCACTCACGCGCGGGTGGCCGATGCGCGGCGCGAGTTCCACCACCAGCTCTCCACCCGGATCATGCGCGAGAACCAAGCCGTGGCCGTGGAAGACCTGGCGGTCAAGACACTCGCCCGCACCCGGATGGCCAAGTCCGTGCACGATGCCGGCTGGTCGGCGTTCGTGGCCATGCTGGAGTACAAGGCCGTGAAATTCGGCCGCACCCTGGTCAGGATCGATCGGTTCGAGCCCACGTCCCAGGTGTGCTCGGCCTGCGGGATCAAGGACGGCCCCAAGCCCCTCAACGTCCGCGCATGGACCTGCCAGGCGTGCGGGGCAGTCCACGACCGCGACGTGAACGCCGCCGTCAACATCAAGAACGCCGCCGGACTTGGCGGTGACAGCCTGTCGAGCGCAGGTCAGACCGGAACCATTCCGGCACAGTGCGAAGAAGCAGGAACCCACCGAGACGGCCACCCGGCCGTGGTAGGAATCCCCGTGCTCTAG
- a CDS encoding transposase, whose product MTWLEEVTRSVCEDFEVEMAEFNGENNHVHLLVDSPPKVALSKRADGGRPLSAARLLPYAARRSAYAPESQRYSVPAPSAPPKGPPAREAPAAWDTP is encoded by the coding sequence CTGACGTGGCTGGAGGAGGTTACGAGGAGCGTCTGCGAGGACTTCGAAGTGGAGATGGCGGAGTTCAACGGCGAGAACAACCACGTGCACTTGCTGGTGGACTCCCCGCCGAAGGTCGCCCTGTCCAAGCGGGCGGACGGCGGGCGCCCATTGTCGGCCGCCCGCCTCCTGCCTTATGCCGCCCGGCGCTCGGCTTACGCGCCCGAGTCGCAGCGGTACAGCGTGCCGGCGCCGTCGGCACCGCCGAAGGGGCCGCCCGCCCGCGAGGCGCCGGCTGCCTGGGACACCCCGTAG